The following proteins are encoded in a genomic region of Hirundo rustica isolate bHirRus1 chromosome 3, bHirRus1.pri.v3, whole genome shotgun sequence:
- the CITED2 gene encoding cbp/p300-interacting transactivator 2: MADHMMAMNHGRFPDGSGGLHHHPAHRMGMGQFPTPHHHHQQQQPPQQHAFSALMGDHIHYGAGSMNASSGVRHAMGPGSVSGGHPAGSMPPPARFSGSQFMAPPVASPGGQLSASMQLQKLNNQYFSHHPYPHSHYMPDLHPGSHQLNGGSQQHFRDCNPKHGGGGSGLPPAVPHVPAAMLPPNVIDTDFIDEEVLMSLVIEMGLDRIKELPELWLGQNEFDFMTDFVCKQQPSRVSC; the protein is encoded by the coding sequence ATGGCAGACCACATGATGGCCATGAACCACGGGCGATTCCCCGACGGATCCGGCGGGCTCCACCACCACCCTGCGCATCGGATGGGCATGGGGCAGTTTCCCACCCCccatcaccaccaccagcagcagcagccgccgcaGCAGCACGCCTTCAGCGCCCTGATGGGCGATCATATACATTACGGAGCTGGGAGTATGAACGCGAGCAGCGGGGTGAGGCACGCCATGGGGCCGGGCAGCGTGAGCGGAGGGCACCCGGCCGGCAGCatgccgccccccgcccgcttCAGCGGCTCCCAGTTCATGGCCCCCCCCGTCGCCAGCCCGGGAGGGCAGCTGAGCGCCAGCATGCAGCTCCAGAAGCTGAACAACCAGTACTTCAGCCACCACCCCTACCCCCACAGCCACTACATGCCGGACTTGCACCCCGGTAGCCACCAGCTGAACGGCGGCAGCCAGCAGCATTTCAGGGACTGCAACCCCAAgcacggcggcggcggcagcggcttGCCGCCCGCCGTCCCCCACGTCCCCGCGGCAATGCTGCCGCCCAATGTCATAGACACGGACTTCATCGACGAGGAGGTCCTCATGTCCTTAGTCATCGAAATGGGGCTGGATCGCATCAAGGAGCTTCCCGAGCTGTGGTTGGGACAGAACGAGTTTGACTTCATGACAGACTTCGTTTGCAAACAGCAGCCCAGCAGGGTGAGCTGCTGa